The following proteins come from a genomic window of Corallococcus sp. NCRR:
- a CDS encoding FAD-dependent oxidoreductase, which translates to METPGRRFGSAVVIGGSMAGLLSARVLADHFDKVTLVERDVRGEGPAARKGVPQGPHIHVLLDTGRRILDKYFPDLFEQLQVQGAEFIDSSGDLAWHHFGVWKLRHTSGIPGLLCTRPLLEWNVLRRVKARPNVAVREGCSIEGLIRDEKGTGRITGVRVKTPQGEESWEADLVVDASGRGSRMPQWLEAIGYARPEEEQVLVDLSYTTCLHEPPPHFQKEWKALFLYPSPPKAWRAGFISHVEGGRWLVTLNGYFGEHAPTEYAGFLKYARSLTRPDLYNYLKEATPIGPISQHKVKDCRWRHYEKLPRFPEGLAILGDAACAFNPLYGQGMSVAGLGAELLDTCLREQAERGELSGLAQRFRERLPEVIRLPWLLGTGMDLLYPQAVGKRPFGLGLLHWYILRLMERTSTDAHVHRQFYRILHLHAGLEAVLQPSVALPVLGHGVMSLLRPLERLANTETRPPPLTPPRPSPVPVQKSTG; encoded by the coding sequence TTGGAAACCCCTGGACGCAGATTTGGAAGCGCCGTGGTCATTGGCGGCAGCATGGCGGGGCTCCTGAGCGCGCGGGTGCTCGCGGACCACTTCGACAAGGTGACGCTGGTGGAGCGGGATGTCCGGGGGGAGGGGCCCGCCGCGCGCAAAGGTGTTCCGCAAGGGCCACACATCCACGTGCTGTTGGACACGGGCCGGCGCATCCTCGACAAGTACTTCCCGGACCTGTTCGAGCAGCTCCAGGTCCAGGGCGCCGAGTTCATCGACTCGAGTGGAGACCTCGCCTGGCACCACTTCGGGGTGTGGAAGCTGCGCCACACCAGCGGCATCCCCGGGCTGCTGTGCACCCGGCCCCTGCTCGAGTGGAACGTCCTGCGCCGGGTGAAGGCGCGGCCCAACGTCGCGGTGCGCGAGGGCTGCTCCATCGAAGGGCTCATCCGCGACGAGAAGGGCACGGGGCGCATCACGGGCGTCCGGGTCAAGACACCCCAGGGCGAGGAGTCGTGGGAGGCGGACCTCGTCGTGGATGCCAGTGGCCGGGGCTCGCGGATGCCTCAATGGTTGGAAGCCATTGGCTACGCGCGCCCAGAGGAAGAGCAGGTCCTCGTGGACCTTTCCTACACGACGTGCCTGCACGAGCCGCCGCCCCACTTCCAGAAGGAATGGAAGGCGCTCTTCCTCTATCCAAGTCCTCCCAAGGCCTGGCGCGCGGGTTTCATCTCACACGTCGAGGGAGGCCGGTGGCTCGTCACCCTCAATGGCTACTTCGGGGAGCACGCGCCCACCGAGTACGCGGGGTTCCTCAAGTACGCGCGCTCACTGACGCGTCCGGACCTGTACAACTATTTGAAAGAGGCCACGCCGATAGGGCCCATCTCCCAGCACAAGGTGAAGGACTGCCGGTGGCGGCACTACGAGAAGCTGCCCCGCTTTCCCGAGGGGCTGGCCATCCTGGGAGACGCCGCGTGTGCCTTCAACCCCCTCTACGGGCAAGGCATGTCGGTGGCGGGGCTTGGCGCCGAGCTGCTGGACACCTGCCTTCGAGAGCAGGCCGAACGAGGCGAGCTCTCGGGCCTGGCGCAGCGCTTCCGCGAGCGGCTGCCTGAAGTCATCCGGCTCCCGTGGCTGTTGGGCACGGGCATGGACCTGCTGTATCCGCAGGCCGTCGGGAAGCGGCCCTTCGGGCTGGGTTTGCTGCACTGGTACATCTTGCGGTTGATGGAGCGCACGTCGACCGACGCACACGTCCATCGCCAGTTCTACCGGATCCTGCACCTGCACGCGGGGCTGGAGGCGGTTCTCCAGCCTTCCGTGGCCTTGCCCGTGTTGGGCCATGGCGTCATGTCGCTCCTCCGCCCTCTGGAGCGGCTGGCGAATACCGAGACACGGCCTCCCCCGCTCACGCCCCCGCGTCCAAGCCCTGTCCCGGTCCAGAAGTCCACGGGGTAG
- a CDS encoding DUF4268 domain-containing protein — MPFTVKDLIGDRGMPVTAKLDESAWEAYARMRENDFSQLPVVKEDGQPFGLITNGTILRALSHLGTKLADLRILDATDERFDVFELDADLFEALDHLGENNAVLVVNADNKLTGIVTSFDATEFFRNRYEDMMLLEDVEGTLKDLIRFAFTNEAGEPDGAALSKLIADMAGGRKKTFRSVRAIVNRYLRATASNGKFDEPQLHTAFNEEYPSQVGQTLDDLSFNDFTQMLVDGGRWDRLSSVLGDSKSIKDLLDKVRETRNALAHFRRKPSPMERDALRYCNAQLTRAKDRLTLKRPAGPATPLASIVTPIPPPPPPAALEQIEPTAELEQPDESRYARLALYLTAQPAGVERLDLSFDQIQHIIRGRLPDSARRHRSWWANDAQSHIQSRLWLEASWRVADINLSESRVTFARIRERDQLYLAFNTALQNDLRAKTKLALRSVKSPVTSWLWLVDLPEGHTAAAHLGVSFALRDRFRVELYIDNGSAADNKALFDRLLADRQAIETLVGTSIQWERLDNKRASRIAVYHRGVITDAPAELEALRMWAVDKVVRFHEALAPRVDQQMLRMLLTEEP, encoded by the coding sequence ATGCCTTTTACAGTCAAGGATCTCATCGGTGACAGGGGCATGCCCGTCACCGCGAAGCTTGATGAGTCAGCCTGGGAGGCGTACGCGCGGATGCGTGAAAACGACTTCAGTCAGCTCCCAGTCGTGAAAGAAGATGGCCAGCCCTTTGGGCTCATCACCAACGGCACCATCTTGCGCGCGCTGAGCCATCTGGGAACGAAGCTGGCTGACCTCCGGATCCTTGATGCGACTGACGAGCGATTCGATGTCTTTGAACTCGATGCCGACCTCTTCGAGGCGCTCGATCACCTCGGCGAGAACAACGCGGTGCTTGTCGTCAATGCCGACAACAAGCTGACCGGCATCGTCACGAGCTTCGACGCGACCGAGTTCTTCCGGAACCGGTACGAAGACATGATGTTGCTCGAGGACGTGGAGGGCACGCTCAAGGACCTCATCCGGTTTGCCTTCACCAACGAAGCCGGTGAGCCGGATGGTGCCGCCCTCAGCAAGCTCATCGCCGACATGGCGGGAGGCCGTAAAAAGACCTTCAGGTCGGTTCGGGCTATCGTCAACCGCTACCTCAGGGCCACCGCGAGCAATGGGAAGTTCGACGAACCGCAACTACATACGGCCTTCAACGAGGAATACCCGTCGCAGGTTGGACAGACGCTCGACGATCTGAGCTTCAATGACTTCACCCAAATGCTCGTCGACGGCGGGAGATGGGACCGGCTTAGCAGCGTGTTGGGGGACAGCAAGAGCATCAAGGACCTGCTCGACAAGGTACGTGAAACGCGCAACGCCCTGGCCCACTTCCGCAGGAAGCCTTCTCCCATGGAGAGGGACGCCCTTCGTTATTGCAATGCGCAATTGACGCGGGCCAAGGATCGACTCACGTTGAAGCGTCCGGCCGGGCCGGCGACTCCCCTCGCTTCCATCGTCACTCCCATCCCGCCTCCGCCTCCGCCTGCGGCCCTTGAGCAGATTGAACCGACGGCGGAACTGGAGCAGCCGGATGAGAGCCGGTATGCGCGGCTCGCGCTCTACCTCACGGCCCAGCCTGCCGGGGTCGAGCGCCTTGACCTGTCCTTCGACCAGATTCAGCACATCATCCGAGGGCGCCTTCCGGATTCCGCCCGGAGGCATCGTTCATGGTGGGCGAACGATGCGCAGAGCCACATCCAGTCCCGCCTGTGGCTTGAGGCAAGCTGGCGAGTCGCCGATATCAACCTGAGTGAGAGTCGCGTCACCTTCGCGCGCATCCGCGAGCGCGACCAGCTCTATCTCGCCTTCAATACCGCGCTGCAGAACGACCTGCGTGCGAAGACGAAGCTTGCTCTAAGGAGCGTGAAGTCCCCAGTGACGAGCTGGCTCTGGCTGGTGGACCTCCCTGAGGGACACACGGCGGCTGCCCATCTGGGAGTGTCCTTCGCGCTGCGCGACCGTTTCCGCGTCGAACTCTACATCGACAACGGTAGCGCCGCGGACAACAAGGCCCTTTTTGACAGGTTGCTCGCGGACCGCCAGGCCATCGAGACCCTCGTGGGCACGTCCATCCAGTGGGAGCGGCTCGATAACAAGCGTGCCTCACGCATCGCCGTCTACCATCGAGGCGTCATCACGGACGCGCCAGCCGAACTTGAAGCGCTGCGGATGTGGGCGGTGGACAAGGTGGTGCGCTTCCATGAGGCTCTGGCACCGCGCGTGGACCAGCAGATGCTCCGCATGCTCCTCACCGAGGAACCCTGA
- the greB gene encoding transcription elongation factor GreB has protein sequence MAQEAPEPPDDSSEDEEAGEQAPFRRYLTRAGAERMHRELLQLLNEARPKVTAEVSAAAAQGDRSENAEYIYGKKRLREIDRRIRFLSKRLDTATIVTPSEQGDRSKVYFGATVTLEDEGGIRSRYQIVGSDEIDASGGRISVESPMGRALLRKTLGDTVEVRRPRGEIELTLVDIRYD, from the coding sequence ATGGCCCAGGAAGCTCCCGAACCGCCCGACGACAGCTCCGAGGACGAAGAGGCAGGGGAGCAGGCCCCGTTCCGCCGCTACCTCACCCGCGCGGGCGCCGAGCGCATGCACCGCGAGCTGCTCCAACTGCTCAACGAGGCCCGCCCCAAGGTCACCGCCGAGGTCTCCGCCGCCGCCGCCCAGGGCGACCGTTCAGAAAACGCCGAATACATCTACGGCAAGAAGCGCCTGAGGGAGATCGACCGGCGCATCCGCTTCCTCTCCAAGCGCCTGGACACCGCCACCATCGTCACCCCCTCGGAACAGGGCGATCGCTCGAAAGTCTACTTCGGCGCCACCGTGACCCTGGAGGACGAGGGCGGAATCCGCAGCAGGTACCAGATTGTCGGTTCGGACGAGATCGACGCCTCCGGAGGCCGCATCAGCGTCGAGTCACCCATGGGCCGCGCGCTCCTGCGCAAGACCCTGGGCGACACCGTGGAGGTGCGGCGCCCACGGGGTGAGATTGAGCTCACCCTGGTGGACATCCGCTACGACTAG
- a CDS encoding deacetylase, with protein sequence MPRTPELSSHARRTYSRLSSVDLAASAEESLSLDDLGLESGGDRVGLAFGTYSREGLERALQAYGFAQRLEERVGPVELRLSCQDPFQPRITVMSRRFHSPVVDLALRQALGAEVGFTRSAAQAPLLYVDSLLLQHPGRPFDWNRPPLPGQLHPGLSLSRDLLELLHLMARRIGAEGVALMPATFSAACVYEPRFTFADGAAQGRFNALRRAGRGWPRWLLAWAVELGCMRDAQGQAALFTPTPMISPLSRRVARRLDTGGWHKAWRFHAKQVLSLDEEALQARFPWARMPPGPPPERVVEVLGYDPLAPASPYQDAGDPAPAVLRSAATS encoded by the coding sequence ATGCCCCGGACGCCAGAGCTCAGCTCCCATGCTCGCCGCACCTATTCGCGCTTGAGCAGCGTGGACCTGGCCGCATCCGCGGAGGAGTCCCTGTCTTTGGACGACCTGGGCCTGGAGTCCGGCGGCGACCGCGTGGGCCTGGCGTTCGGCACCTACAGCCGCGAGGGCCTGGAGCGCGCCCTCCAGGCCTACGGCTTCGCGCAGCGCCTGGAGGAGCGGGTGGGCCCCGTCGAACTGCGCCTGTCCTGCCAGGATCCGTTCCAGCCGCGCATCACCGTGATGAGCCGGCGCTTCCACTCGCCCGTCGTGGACCTGGCCCTGCGCCAGGCCCTGGGCGCGGAGGTCGGCTTCACCCGCTCGGCCGCGCAGGCGCCGCTGCTCTACGTGGACAGCCTCCTCTTGCAGCACCCGGGGCGCCCCTTCGACTGGAACCGTCCGCCACTCCCGGGACAGCTCCACCCCGGCCTCTCCCTGTCGCGCGACCTGCTGGAGCTGTTGCACCTCATGGCCCGCCGCATCGGCGCGGAAGGCGTGGCGCTGATGCCCGCGACCTTCTCCGCCGCGTGCGTCTACGAGCCGCGCTTCACCTTCGCGGACGGCGCCGCGCAGGGGCGCTTCAACGCCCTTCGCCGCGCGGGCCGCGGCTGGCCCCGCTGGCTTCTGGCGTGGGCGGTGGAGCTGGGCTGCATGCGGGACGCGCAGGGACAAGCGGCCCTCTTCACGCCCACGCCGATGATCAGCCCCCTGTCGCGGCGGGTGGCCCGGCGGCTGGACACGGGCGGCTGGCACAAGGCCTGGCGCTTCCACGCGAAGCAGGTGCTGTCCCTGGACGAAGAGGCGCTGCAGGCGCGCTTCCCCTGGGCCCGCATGCCCCCCGGCCCCCCGCCTGAAAGGGTGGTGGAGGTCCTTGGGTATGATCCGCTGGCGCCCGCGTCGCCGTACCAGGACGCTGGCGACCCCGCGCCCGCGGTGCTGCGCTCGGCCGCGACGTCCTGA
- a CDS encoding PhoH family protein yields MRKNFILDTNVLLHDPRSIYGFKDNNVIIPIYVIEEIDQFKRDLSELGRNARLVARYLDSFRAEGSLKEGVPLPHGGMLRVAFTDRSLPSSMADGNLVDNRILAVALDVMETEPDTQAVFITKDTNLRIRADALGLSAQDFDTERVEITDLYTGFTELLVPTEMVDQLYKPGGEVEVPAQDRLFPNQLVLLKDELNPSHTAMARFNGAKARLVPLARNSKEGTWGIRPRNMEQAFCLDLLLNDDIKLVTIVGKAGTGKTLLAIAAGLQKVTEEGLYHKLLVSRPIFPLGRDIGYLPGSVEEKLNPWMQPIFDNVEFLMNLSRADKKAGRGHHELIDLGLMEIEPLTYIRGRSIPNQFIIVDEAQNLTPHEVKTILTRVGDNTKIILTGDPFQIDNPYVDSTNNGLVHVVNRFKNEKIAGHITMAKGERSMLAELAANLL; encoded by the coding sequence ATGCGAAAGAACTTCATCCTCGACACGAACGTCCTCCTCCATGACCCCCGCAGCATCTACGGGTTCAAGGACAACAACGTCATCATCCCCATCTACGTCATCGAGGAGATCGATCAGTTCAAGCGCGATCTCTCCGAGCTGGGGCGCAACGCGCGACTGGTGGCGCGCTACCTGGACTCCTTCCGCGCCGAGGGCTCCTTGAAGGAGGGCGTCCCGCTGCCGCACGGCGGGATGCTCCGCGTGGCCTTCACCGACCGTTCGCTGCCGTCCTCCATGGCGGATGGCAACCTGGTGGACAACCGCATCCTCGCGGTGGCCCTGGACGTGATGGAGACCGAGCCGGACACCCAGGCCGTCTTCATCACCAAGGACACCAACCTGCGCATCCGCGCCGACGCCCTGGGCCTGTCCGCCCAGGACTTCGACACCGAGCGCGTCGAGATCACCGACCTCTACACCGGCTTCACGGAGCTGCTCGTCCCCACGGAGATGGTGGATCAGCTCTACAAGCCCGGCGGCGAGGTGGAGGTCCCGGCCCAGGACCGGCTCTTCCCCAACCAGCTGGTGCTGCTCAAGGACGAGCTCAACCCGTCCCACACCGCCATGGCCCGCTTCAACGGCGCCAAGGCGCGGCTGGTGCCGCTCGCGCGCAACAGCAAGGAAGGCACCTGGGGCATCCGGCCGCGCAACATGGAGCAGGCCTTCTGCCTGGACCTGCTGCTCAACGACGACATCAAGCTCGTCACGATTGTCGGCAAGGCGGGCACGGGCAAGACGCTGCTCGCCATCGCCGCGGGCCTGCAGAAGGTGACGGAGGAGGGGCTGTACCACAAGCTGCTGGTCAGCCGGCCCATCTTCCCCCTGGGCCGGGACATCGGCTACCTGCCCGGCAGCGTCGAGGAGAAGCTCAACCCCTGGATGCAGCCCATCTTCGACAACGTCGAGTTCCTCATGAACCTGAGCCGCGCGGACAAGAAGGCCGGGCGCGGCCACCATGAGCTCATCGACCTGGGGCTGATGGAGATTGAACCGCTCACGTACATCCGCGGGCGCAGCATCCCCAACCAGTTCATCATCGTGGACGAGGCGCAGAACCTCACCCCGCACGAGGTGAAGACCATCCTCACCCGCGTGGGCGACAACACGAAGATCATCCTCACCGGCGACCCGTTCCAGATCGACAACCCGTACGTGGACTCCACGAACAACGGGCTCGTGCACGTGGTCAACCGCTTCAAGAACGAGAAGATCGCCGGCCACATCACCATGGCCAAGGGCGAGCGCAGCATGCTGGCCGAGTTGGCGGCCAACCTGCTGTAG
- a CDS encoding HP0495 family protein produces MTQDGTDKPDTPGEEKKPLVEYPSVYEYKVMGKATVEETPGFEEHVRSLFRRKLGSEVSPDSIHVQHSRKGKFVSLSVSVLLLSEEQRRAIYAELHQDPRIVYYL; encoded by the coding sequence ATGACCCAGGACGGCACCGACAAGCCCGACACCCCCGGCGAGGAGAAGAAGCCCCTCGTCGAGTACCCCTCCGTCTACGAGTACAAGGTGATGGGCAAGGCGACGGTCGAGGAGACGCCCGGCTTCGAGGAGCACGTGCGCTCGCTCTTCCGGCGGAAGCTGGGCTCGGAGGTCTCCCCGGACTCCATCCACGTGCAGCACAGCCGCAAGGGGAAGTTCGTGTCCCTGAGCGTGTCCGTGCTGCTCTTGTCCGAGGAGCAGCGCCGGGCCATCTACGCCGAGCTGCACCAGGATCCCCGCATCGTCTACTACCTGTGA
- a CDS encoding SAM-dependent methyltransferase encodes MSPAEHFPLYHPPGAQRAFGSDDATRRFAKVAQLEQGSRVLVLGCGPEGSAAVLLAQELKCSVVAVDTDEALVSPVRERVRTQGLSDRIEVRRVAPDALGMLDGPFHGILVPGRVHYPLDMSLRVFRPLLGKRGRVGFTFPAKVGRFTPKPVLDFWEKRLGAPLLLPRELLQALETAGFEPESVESLHDTELDALYKDMEAHLPEGASAESATFREELALHREHNQRPGVSYAFAVGRRKEPGEKPPASRDRG; translated from the coding sequence ATGAGTCCCGCCGAGCACTTCCCGCTGTACCACCCGCCGGGGGCGCAGCGCGCGTTCGGATCCGACGACGCCACGCGCCGCTTCGCCAAGGTGGCCCAGCTCGAGCAGGGCTCCCGCGTGCTGGTGCTCGGCTGTGGCCCGGAGGGCAGCGCCGCCGTGCTGCTGGCCCAGGAGCTCAAGTGCTCCGTGGTGGCCGTGGACACGGACGAGGCCCTGGTGTCCCCCGTCCGCGAGCGCGTGCGCACCCAGGGCCTGTCGGATCGCATCGAGGTCCGCCGCGTGGCGCCGGACGCGCTGGGCATGCTGGATGGCCCCTTCCACGGCATCCTCGTGCCGGGGCGCGTGCACTACCCGCTGGACATGTCGCTGCGCGTGTTCCGCCCGCTGCTGGGCAAGCGCGGCCGCGTGGGCTTCACCTTCCCGGCGAAGGTGGGCCGCTTCACGCCCAAGCCCGTGCTGGACTTCTGGGAGAAGCGCCTGGGCGCGCCGCTGCTGTTGCCGCGCGAGCTGCTCCAGGCGCTGGAGACCGCCGGCTTCGAGCCGGAGTCCGTGGAGTCGCTGCACGACACGGAGCTGGACGCGCTCTACAAGGACATGGAAGCGCACCTGCCGGAGGGCGCCTCTGCGGAGAGCGCCACCTTCCGCGAGGAGCTGGCCCTGCACCGCGAGCACAACCAGCGGCCGGGTGTCAGCTACGCGTTCGCCGTGGGCCGTCGCAAGGAGCCGGGTGAGAAGCCCCCGGCGTCGCGCGACCGCGGCTGA
- a CDS encoding diacylglycerol/lipid kinase family protein: MLVQPLRSTDFRRSPAALPSAEPKVAVLLNANARKVDARVVKLLSHVVPEEDLFLSRSPLDARRIAQTVLERGYPTVFTGGGDGTFMGFVNEVLQQVGPRGKFAGQAAPRFGILKLGTGNGIAAFVNASSTRGDGILNDVVRARAAEFPSVRTMDLVQVDGQRAPFAGLGVDGKVLNDYISVKESLGKGMFKRVMSGGGGYFSAVAFKTVPHYLTSSVLVECEVVNGPSEAYRLGAEGQTVGAPLAPGAVLFRGKLMMAAAGTMPFYGYGFRMFPHANDRRGFLQLRLGQVSPTQVLANLPRLWNGRWAPEGLHDFHAREVTIRFARPMPFQVGGDAAGYREQVTLSVAPESIELLDFNGVQ, from the coding sequence ATGCTGGTTCAGCCCCTGCGTTCCACGGACTTCCGCCGCTCCCCCGCGGCGCTTCCGTCCGCCGAACCGAAGGTCGCGGTGCTGCTGAACGCGAACGCCCGCAAGGTGGACGCCCGGGTCGTCAAGCTGCTGTCGCACGTGGTGCCGGAGGAGGACCTGTTCCTGTCGCGCTCGCCGCTGGACGCGCGGCGCATCGCGCAGACGGTGCTGGAGCGGGGCTACCCCACCGTCTTCACGGGCGGCGGCGACGGCACCTTCATGGGCTTCGTCAATGAGGTGCTGCAGCAGGTGGGCCCGCGCGGGAAGTTCGCCGGACAGGCCGCGCCGCGCTTCGGCATCCTCAAGCTGGGCACGGGCAACGGCATCGCGGCGTTCGTCAACGCGTCCAGCACCCGGGGCGACGGCATCCTCAACGACGTGGTGCGCGCCCGCGCGGCGGAGTTCCCCAGCGTGCGCACCATGGACCTGGTGCAGGTGGACGGCCAGCGCGCGCCCTTCGCGGGCCTGGGCGTGGATGGCAAGGTGCTCAACGACTACATCTCCGTGAAGGAGTCGCTGGGCAAGGGCATGTTCAAGCGGGTCATGTCCGGCGGTGGCGGCTACTTCTCCGCGGTGGCCTTCAAGACGGTGCCGCACTACCTCACCAGCTCCGTGCTGGTGGAGTGCGAAGTCGTCAACGGCCCATCGGAGGCCTACCGCCTGGGCGCGGAGGGCCAGACGGTGGGCGCGCCTCTGGCGCCGGGCGCGGTGCTCTTCCGGGGCAAGCTGATGATGGCCGCCGCGGGCACCATGCCCTTCTACGGCTACGGCTTCCGCATGTTCCCCCACGCGAATGACCGCCGGGGCTTCCTGCAGCTGCGCCTGGGCCAGGTGTCGCCCACGCAGGTGCTGGCCAACCTCCCCCGCCTCTGGAATGGCCGCTGGGCTCCGGAAGGCCTGCACGACTTCCACGCCCGCGAGGTCACCATCCGCTTCGCGCGCCCCATGCCCTTCCAGGTCGGCGGCGACGCGGCCGGCTACCGCGAGCAGGTCACGCTGTCCGTGGCGCCCGAGTCCATCGAGCTGCTCGACTTCAACGGCGTGCAGTAG